In Novipirellula caenicola, one genomic interval encodes:
- a CDS encoding DUF485 domain-containing protein codes for MPTPLPKADVPTAARQYNSRLGIVLFAIYLVLYAGFVFINAFDAEQMETIVVAGLNLAIVYGFGLIIAAIVMALLYGVMCRNEPIDGTPVAGSPASDADNHDDSEGASR; via the coding sequence ATGCCCACACCACTGCCCAAAGCGGACGTGCCCACGGCGGCGCGTCAATACAACTCACGACTTGGCATCGTGCTGTTTGCCATCTACTTGGTTTTGTATGCCGGTTTCGTTTTTATTAACGCGTTTGACGCCGAGCAGATGGAAACGATTGTCGTGGCGGGATTGAACTTGGCGATCGTCTACGGTTTCGGCTTGATCATCGCCGCCATCGTGATGGCGCTGCTGTATGGAGTGATGTGTCGCAACGAGCCGATCGATGGGACGCCGGTCGCCGGATCACCGGCAAGTGACGCAGACAACCACGACGACAGCGAAGGAGCGTCACGATGA
- a CDS encoding MBL fold metallo-hydrolase: MVNPSSSPPPNSAGSGHNSSTETRSRQALDPQSLDQEASSSQAEVVFLGTGTSVGVPALGCECAVCQSDNPRNNRTRCAITIRLPESIAFSDPEFDHQTPHHASRTILIDTPPDLRTQLLREKIPLVHAVLFTHEHADHLFGLDDLRLFPFRLGYPVPLYCQSHVEQRIRHSFDYAFSKREPTHPGAVPQLCFRSIDEDPFDVFGVPITPIPMTHGPHFNVLGFRIGDFAYCTDTNGIPDSSVERLRGVKTFVVGALRHAIHPTHFNLSEAIEMAGRVGADQTYFTHISHDLEHEQTDRELPDGISLAYDGLRIKIGLTVG, translated from the coding sequence ATGGTCAATCCTTCGTCCTCGCCGCCCCCGAATTCTGCTGGTTCGGGCCACAATTCGTCCACCGAGACGCGGTCTCGACAAGCTTTGGACCCGCAGTCGCTCGACCAAGAAGCTTCGTCTAGCCAGGCGGAAGTCGTCTTTCTGGGGACGGGAACCAGTGTCGGAGTGCCCGCGCTGGGATGCGAGTGCGCGGTGTGCCAGAGCGATAATCCCCGCAATAACCGGACTCGATGCGCGATCACGATCCGATTGCCCGAGTCGATCGCGTTTAGTGACCCCGAGTTTGATCACCAAACGCCGCATCATGCATCGCGGACGATTTTGATCGACACGCCACCCGATTTGCGGACTCAGCTGCTACGCGAAAAAATTCCGCTGGTGCATGCTGTGTTGTTCACTCACGAGCATGCCGATCACCTATTCGGGCTGGACGACCTGCGTTTGTTTCCATTTCGACTTGGTTACCCAGTTCCTCTGTATTGCCAAAGTCACGTCGAGCAGCGGATTCGGCATTCGTTTGACTATGCGTTTTCCAAACGTGAGCCGACGCACCCTGGCGCGGTCCCGCAGCTTTGTTTTCGCAGTATCGACGAAGATCCGTTTGATGTGTTTGGGGTTCCGATCACACCGATTCCGATGACTCACGGACCGCATTTCAACGTGTTGGGGTTCCGGATTGGCGATTTTGCTTATTGCACCGATACCAACGGGATTCCCGATTCGTCGGTCGAGCGACTTCGCGGGGTCAAGACGTTTGTGGTCGGGGCGCTGCGGCATGCGATCCATCCGACGCACTTCAATTTGAGCGAAGCGATCGAGATGGCGGGTCGCGTGGGAGCCGATCAGACCTATTTCACGCATATCTCTCACGATCTCGAGCATGAGCAGACCGACCGCGAGCTGCCCGATGGCATCTCACTAGCGTACGACGGCCTACGAATCAAAATCGGCCTGACTGTGGGATAG
- a CDS encoding TIM barrel protein, with protein MFKNFSPWLLGINGRQSELIELALTYGFRGMDVDMADMLRRSQRTSLEDATKYLRATDIKIGGFDLGVNLDADDDTFTAQVATLHPMAEIAKELKVKRAYLRLPAATDRLPYPEYFETQRARLNQIAEVLAPREIRLGVSFSAGKELAEGKQFEFVRDVEGFIALISSIPAANIGYIIDTFDWVVGKGTLAQLTGLDAEKIVAVRLGSVASDATAETAKTTDRVLPEKEGALAHVSVISHLKAAEYKGPVSPTASSSRYKGQTRENTVQKAQEAIDSISRDAGVHVAPLPMDLIEDVPYEPTPAT; from the coding sequence ATGTTCAAGAATTTTTCACCTTGGTTACTTGGAATCAACGGCCGTCAAAGTGAATTGATCGAATTGGCGTTGACCTACGGGTTCCGCGGCATGGATGTCGACATGGCTGACATGCTCCGTCGCTCGCAGCGCACCAGTTTGGAAGACGCGACCAAGTACCTTCGTGCAACCGACATCAAAATCGGCGGCTTCGATCTGGGCGTCAACCTAGACGCCGACGACGACACCTTCACCGCTCAAGTCGCAACGCTGCACCCGATGGCGGAAATCGCCAAAGAATTGAAGGTCAAACGAGCCTACTTGCGTCTTCCCGCCGCGACCGACCGTTTGCCCTACCCCGAGTACTTTGAAACGCAACGCGCTCGTTTGAACCAAATCGCCGAAGTCCTCGCTCCTCGCGAAATTCGTTTGGGCGTCTCCTTCTCGGCCGGCAAAGAATTGGCCGAAGGCAAGCAGTTCGAATTCGTTCGCGACGTCGAAGGCTTCATCGCGTTGATCAGCAGCATTCCTGCAGCCAACATTGGCTACATCATTGACACCTTTGATTGGGTTGTCGGCAAAGGCACGCTGGCTCAACTGACCGGCTTGGACGCCGAAAAGATCGTGGCTGTTCGCTTGGGTTCGGTCGCCAGCGACGCAACCGCGGAAACCGCCAAGACCACCGACCGCGTGTTGCCTGAAAAAGAAGGCGCACTGGCTCACGTCAGCGTGATCAGCCACTTGAAGGCAGCTGAGTACAAGGGCCCCGTTTCGCCGACCGCATCGTCGTCGCGTTACAAAGGTCAAACACGCGAGAACACCGTGCAAAAGGCACAAGAAGCGATCGATTCGATCTCGCGTGACGCCGGCGTCCACGTCGCTCCATTGCCAATGGACCTGATCGAAGACGTCCCCTACGAGCCAACCCCCGCAACTTAA